Proteins from a single region of Bremerella sp. JC817:
- a CDS encoding AAA family ATPase has product MDPAKLQAARQLFLGYVPDFQSFDHPPEDFAREEIQYKREAARKLREVWGPYVQGEAKVTTDAEAKQKLFEAYAWTQFLDWRGKQYIEEKLLVEPGDFFMLLELILETLRGSDAGDWQTPLGTLLDWLQQRPCPAAHTKLISTYFLFLWNPGEHYYIKTQEFDRFLGLIGEKKLGTGKPLTVETYARVLDICQQLRHELADWNVTDNIDLQSFAFVVASQSRKAPVTPAASDKKPQADPATGETPEELPLNLILAGPPGTGKTYRILKELIPRFQDEQVELTKEAFIEEQCGKLTWHEAIALALLLHGGTAKVAEIARMDPVVARAGANDGKTSITQKVGNVLRRYSHPDCELVQAQKYSEPPLFWKEKQTRWRLHDEADDCLEELKELAARIRDYTPQPSVVRRYDFVTFHQSYSYEDFVEGIKPVVMDETESDAAGEVAYCVQPGIFRRMVKRAMDDPGNSYALFIDEINRTNISNVFGELITLIEPDKRMRFDEKTSEWIDGVRVKLPYTHTMLPSEPLFGVPDNLYLIGTMNTADRSIALLDLALRRRFSFEEVMPDPSLLTRVAPIETEDGPIHLDLMLDRMNQRIEFLYDRDHTIGHSYLMKVRTFDELQTVFLEKIVPLLHEYFYGDWEKVQLVLGDLVDGNEQDGRAKCHPAAIVGHQVQVASKVLGVTSDNYQDQRSYAIAEELSPESFRKIYR; this is encoded by the coding sequence ATGGACCCGGCAAAACTTCAGGCGGCCCGGCAGTTGTTTCTGGGCTATGTTCCCGACTTCCAAAGCTTCGACCACCCGCCAGAAGATTTTGCCCGGGAAGAGATTCAATACAAGCGAGAAGCCGCGCGGAAGTTGCGGGAGGTGTGGGGGCCGTACGTCCAGGGCGAAGCCAAGGTAACGACCGACGCCGAGGCGAAGCAGAAGCTGTTTGAGGCGTATGCGTGGACGCAGTTTCTCGACTGGCGCGGCAAACAGTACATCGAAGAGAAGCTGCTGGTCGAGCCAGGCGACTTTTTTATGCTGCTGGAACTGATTCTGGAGACCTTGCGGGGGAGCGACGCGGGCGACTGGCAGACCCCACTGGGCACGCTGCTCGACTGGCTTCAGCAAAGGCCTTGCCCGGCGGCGCATACGAAACTGATCTCGACCTATTTTCTCTTCCTGTGGAATCCCGGCGAGCATTACTACATCAAGACGCAGGAGTTCGATCGTTTCCTGGGGTTGATCGGCGAGAAAAAGCTGGGGACCGGCAAACCGCTGACGGTCGAAACCTACGCACGGGTCTTGGACATCTGCCAACAGCTTCGGCACGAACTTGCCGACTGGAACGTGACGGACAACATCGACCTCCAAAGCTTCGCCTTCGTCGTGGCCAGTCAAAGCCGCAAGGCTCCGGTCACGCCGGCAGCCTCGGATAAGAAGCCGCAGGCCGACCCGGCGACCGGCGAAACGCCAGAGGAACTGCCGCTGAACCTGATCCTGGCAGGCCCGCCAGGTACCGGGAAGACGTACCGCATATTGAAAGAGCTGATTCCACGCTTCCAGGACGAGCAGGTCGAACTGACGAAAGAAGCGTTTATTGAGGAGCAATGTGGCAAGCTGACCTGGCATGAGGCGATCGCCTTGGCGCTTCTGCTGCATGGTGGCACGGCCAAGGTAGCCGAGATTGCCAGGATGGACCCGGTAGTTGCCCGAGCAGGGGCAAATGACGGAAAGACGTCGATCACGCAGAAGGTTGGGAATGTACTCCGCAGGTACAGTCACCCCGATTGCGAACTGGTCCAGGCTCAAAAATACAGTGAACCTCCCTTGTTCTGGAAGGAGAAGCAAACCCGCTGGCGGCTTCATGATGAGGCGGACGACTGCCTGGAGGAGCTTAAGGAGTTGGCGGCCAGAATTCGAGACTACACCCCGCAGCCAAGCGTTGTCCGGCGATACGATTTCGTCACCTTCCACCAGTCGTATAGTTACGAAGACTTTGTCGAGGGGATCAAGCCGGTGGTGATGGACGAGACCGAAAGCGATGCCGCTGGCGAGGTTGCTTACTGCGTCCAGCCAGGCATCTTCCGGCGAATGGTCAAGCGGGCGATGGACGACCCAGGCAACAGCTATGCCTTGTTCATCGACGAAATTAACCGGACGAATATCTCGAACGTGTTTGGTGAGTTGATCACGCTGATTGAGCCTGACAAGCGAATGCGGTTTGATGAGAAGACTAGCGAATGGATCGACGGGGTGCGTGTCAAGCTTCCTTACACCCATACGATGCTGCCCAGCGAACCCCTGTTCGGCGTGCCGGATAATCTGTACCTGATTGGCACGATGAACACCGCCGACCGCAGCATCGCCTTGCTGGATTTAGCATTGCGTCGCCGGTTTTCGTTTGAAGAGGTCATGCCCGACCCGAGCCTGCTCACGCGTGTCGCGCCGATAGAAACGGAGGATGGTCCGATTCATCTCGACCTGATGCTCGACCGGATGAATCAGCGCATCGAGTTTCTTTATGACCGCGACCATACGATCGGGCACTCTTACTTGATGAAAGTACGAACGTTCGACGAACTGCAGACCGTCTTTCTGGAGAAGATCGTTCCGCTGCTGCACGAGTATTTCTACGGCGATTGGGAGAAAGTGCAGTTAGTGCTAGGGGACCTGGTGGATGGCAACGAACAAGATGGCCGCGCCAAGTGCCATCCGGCCGCGATCGTCGGGCACCAAGTCCAGGTCGCCAGCAAGGTACTGGGGGTGACCAGCGATAACTATCAGGATCAGCGTTCTTACGCGATAGCCGAAGAACTATCGCCAGAGAGCTTCCGCAAGATCTATCGCTGA